In one Bacillus mesophilus genomic region, the following are encoded:
- a CDS encoding XTP/dITP diphosphatase translates to MKRIVIATKNKGKVREFQELFQEKGFEVISLFDLPNAPDIAETGSTFKENAMLKAEGISSQINELVIADDSGLSVDYLGGKPGVFSARYAGEEKNDQKNLEKVLLEMNGVKQEQRTARFHCALALAIPNQQTIVVEGVCEGIITTEPIGEHGFGYDPIFFVKEKNKTMAQLTQMEKNKISHRANALALLEKELQSETIL, encoded by the coding sequence GTGAAAAGGATTGTAATCGCAACTAAAAATAAAGGCAAAGTAAGAGAATTTCAAGAGCTCTTTCAGGAAAAAGGGTTTGAGGTTATTTCTCTGTTTGATTTACCTAATGCTCCTGATATCGCTGAAACTGGATCTACATTTAAAGAAAATGCAATGTTGAAAGCAGAAGGAATCTCTTCGCAAATTAACGAGCTGGTCATTGCGGATGATTCAGGACTATCTGTTGACTATCTAGGCGGAAAGCCAGGAGTTTTTTCTGCCAGATATGCTGGTGAAGAAAAAAATGATCAAAAAAATCTAGAGAAGGTTCTTTTGGAAATGAATGGGGTTAAACAAGAACAGCGAACTGCAAGATTTCATTGTGCTCTTGCTTTGGCTATCCCGAATCAGCAGACTATTGTCGTTGAAGGGGTTTGTGAAGGTATCATCACTACCGAACCAATTGGAGAACATGGATTTGGATATGATCCGATTTTCTTTGTGAAAGAAAAGAATAAAACCATGGCACAGCTAACACAAATGGAAAAAAATAAAATCAGTCACAGAGCAAATGCATTAGCTTTGTTAGAAAAAGAGCTACAATCAGAGACCATTCTATAG
- the rph gene encoding ribonuclease PH, whose amino-acid sequence MRFDGREKEQLRSIHIEKDYIKHAEGSVLISVGDTKVICTATIEEKVPPFMRNSGKGWITAEYSMLPRATEQRNIRESSRGKVTGRTMEIQRLIGRALRSVVDLEKVGERTIWIDCDVIQADGGTRTASITGAFVAMVLAFSKLIERNAISSYPLKDFLAATSVGVDEEHGPILDLNYVEDSKAEVDMNVVMTGKGEFVELQGTGEEATFSRKQLNDLLELAEKGIQELIQHQKEAIGEEISNQIMKA is encoded by the coding sequence ATGCGTTTTGATGGCCGTGAAAAGGAACAACTAAGAAGTATACATATAGAAAAAGATTATATTAAACATGCAGAGGGATCTGTTTTAATATCAGTTGGAGATACAAAAGTAATTTGCACAGCAACGATTGAAGAGAAGGTACCCCCGTTTATGCGTAATTCAGGAAAGGGTTGGATTACAGCTGAATATTCCATGTTACCGAGAGCAACGGAACAAAGAAATATAAGAGAATCAAGTAGGGGTAAGGTGACTGGAAGAACGATGGAAATTCAACGATTAATCGGACGAGCACTTCGATCTGTCGTTGACTTAGAAAAGGTTGGAGAACGTACAATCTGGATTGATTGTGACGTCATTCAAGCAGATGGTGGAACAAGAACTGCCTCCATTACCGGAGCGTTTGTGGCAATGGTATTGGCTTTTTCAAAATTAATTGAAAGAAACGCAATAAGCAGCTATCCTTTAAAGGACTTTTTAGCAGCAACTTCTGTTGGGGTTGATGAAGAACATGGTCCAATTCTAGATTTAAATTATGTGGAAGATTCAAAAGCTGAAGTTGATATGAATGTTGTCATGACAGGAAAAGGCGAGTTTGTAGAGTTACAAGGAACCGGTGAAGAAGCCACGTTCTCAAGAAAGCAGTTGAATGATTTACTAGAACTAGCTGAAAAAGGAATCCAAGAATTAATTCAACATCAAAAGGAAGCAATCGGTGAAGAAATTAGTAATCAAATCATGAAAGCATAG
- a CDS encoding metallophosphoesterase family protein, whose amino-acid sequence MKILIISDSHGLQEELGVIKEAHRDDIDLMIHCGDSELPFNHESLKGFVVVKGNCDFDNNFPNEVEQEVNGYKLLATHGHLFHVKNSLMTLSYRADEIGAQIVCFGHSHIAGSERIADKLFINPGSISMPRGRKDPTYCILEVYKKELHVVFYNKDHTELKDLSQKYSM is encoded by the coding sequence ATGAAAATATTAATCATTAGTGACTCGCATGGGCTTCAAGAAGAGTTAGGTGTAATTAAAGAGGCTCATAGGGACGATATTGACTTGATGATCCATTGTGGAGATTCTGAACTACCGTTTAATCATGAATCACTTAAAGGATTTGTAGTGGTTAAAGGAAACTGTGATTTCGACAACAATTTCCCAAACGAGGTTGAACAAGAAGTAAATGGATATAAGTTGTTGGCTACACATGGTCACTTATTTCATGTGAAGAATAGCTTAATGACTTTAAGTTATCGAGCAGATGAGATTGGTGCCCAAATTGTCTGCTTTGGACATTCGCATATTGCTGGAAGCGAGAGAATTGCTGATAAGTTGTTTATAAATCCAGGGAGTATCTCAATGCCACGAGGAAGAAAAGACCCAACCTACTGTATACTAGAGGTATACAAAAAGGAGCTACATGTGGTATTTTATAATAAAGATCACACGGAGTTAAAAGACCTTAGCCAAAAGTATTCAATGTAA